The following proteins are co-located in the Komagataeibacter sp. FNDCF1 genome:
- the gph gene encoding phosphoglycolate phosphatase (PGP is an essential enzyme in the glycolate salvage pathway in higher organisms (photorespiration in plants). Phosphoglycolate results from the oxidase activity of RubisCO in the Calvin cycle when concentrations of carbon dioxide are low relative to oxygen. This enzyme is a member of the Haloacid Dehalogenase (HAD) superfamily of aspartate-nucleophile hydrolase enzymes (PF00702).) codes for MMTASLPRLAVFDMDGTLIDSLPDLAACASRLLVHYSLPPITPDLVRPMIGDGVAVLVRRLLAHAGPAAAAIDPAEATTRYMADYTPHSTDLSRPFPGTETMLAGLRADGWRMAVCTNKPVAAARHILRVLDLEKWFVAVGGGDSFDTRKPDPRHLLDTIALAGGDPRRAIMTGDHHNDMAAAIGAHVPAIFARWGYGRPEMEAGATVGADSITEVTHLAGEIIPA; via the coding sequence ATGATGACAGCCTCCCTGCCCCGCCTGGCCGTTTTTGACATGGATGGCACACTGATCGACAGCCTGCCCGACCTTGCCGCCTGCGCCAGCAGGCTGCTGGTGCATTACAGCCTGCCCCCCATTACCCCCGACCTAGTGCGCCCCATGATTGGCGATGGTGTGGCGGTGCTGGTCCGGCGCCTGCTTGCCCATGCCGGCCCCGCTGCCGCGGCGATTGACCCGGCCGAAGCCACGACCCGCTACATGGCCGACTATACGCCCCATTCCACCGACCTGTCCCGCCCCTTTCCCGGTACGGAAACCATGCTGGCGGGCCTGCGGGCGGATGGATGGCGCATGGCCGTATGCACCAACAAACCCGTTGCCGCCGCGCGCCACATCCTGCGCGTTCTTGATCTGGAAAAATGGTTTGTGGCCGTGGGTGGCGGGGACAGCTTCGACACCCGCAAGCCTGATCCGCGCCACCTGCTGGACACCATTGCACTGGCCGGGGGTGACCCGCGCCGCGCGATCATGACAGGCGACCATCATAACGACATGGCCGCCGCAATCGGCGCGCATGTGCCCGCCATTTTCGCCCGCTGGGGGTACGGACGGCCGGAAATGGAAGCGGGTGCCACGGTTGGCGCCGATTCCAT